In Flavobacterium enshiense, the genomic stretch ACTTTGATCGATTCCAAAAATTTTAAGGAATTGGAAGGGGTTGACAGTTACAAGTTCAGTAAAGACGAAAAGAAAATTCTAATCGCCAACCACACTGATCATATTTTCCGTCATTCATTTGTTGCCGATTATTTTATTTATGATATTGCATCAAAATCATTGACAAAATTAGCTGATTACAAAGTTCAGGAGCCTACTTTCTCTCCTGATGGTTCAAAAATCGGATATGTTTATCAGAATAATTTATACGTATACGATTTAGCAGCTAAAAAGCATACTCAGATTACCACTGACGGAAAGAAGAATGCCGTAATTAATGGTGTTACTGACTGGGTTTACGAAGAAGAATTTGCTTTTGTGCGTGCTTTCGACTGGAATGCAGCCAGCGACAAGATCGGTTTTATCCGTTTTGACGAATCGCAGGTTCCTGAATTTTCTATGGACATGTACCTTCAGGGATTATATCCAACTCAAAATGTTTTCAAATACCCTAAAGCAGGTGATAAAAATGCTTTGGTTTCATTGCATGTTTATGATGTGAAATCGGCTACAACCAAAAAAATAAACTTAGACAAATACAACGATTTTTATATCGCAAGAATTGAGTGGACTAACGAAGCAAACACTTTAAGTGCCCAGATTCTAAACCGTCACCAGAATAATCTGGACTTGCTGTTTGTTGACGGAAATTCAGGTGCAACCCGTGTTGTTTTGAATGAAAAAGATAAAGCTTATGTAGGAGTAACTGATGATTTAACGTTTCTGAAAGATAATAGCTTTATCTGGACAAGCGAAAAAGATGGTTTCAACCACATTTATCACTACGATAAAAATGGGAAGCTTAAAAAACAAATTACAAAAGGTAAATGGGAAGTAACTTCTTATTACGGTTTTGACGAAAAAAACGGGACAATCTTCTTCCAGTCTACTGAAAACGGTTCTATCAACCGCGATGTTTACAGTGTTAAATTAAACGGATCTTCCAAAACACGTTTAACTACACAAACAGGTACTAACAATGCTACTTTCAGCCCTAATTTCCAGTATTTTATCAATGCATATTCGAGCGCTAAAAATGCACCTAAATATACTTTGAACGAAGCGAAATCTGGCAAACTGATCAAAACCATTGTTTCCAACGAAGCTTTAGAAACTAAATTGGCTAAATACGATTTGCCTTCAAAAGAATTCATGGAATTAACCACAGAGAAAGGTCACAAGTTAAATGCCTGGATGATCAAACCAAAGGATTTCGATACAACTAAAAAATACCCGGTATTAATGTACCAGTATTCAGGACCTGGGTCACAACAGGTGAACAATGATTGGAGCAATTCTGATGATTATTGGTTTATGATGCTGGCACAGCAGGGCTATATCGTTGCTTGTGTTGATGGTCGCG encodes the following:
- a CDS encoding S9 family peptidase; translated protein: MKNTFKCLFLFVLTSFSAIAQQKITLEEIWGGAFRTQGMTALEAMKNTNQYTVLNFDRATKSSQIDLYDFGTLEKVATLIDSKNFKELEGVDSYKFSKDEKKILIANHTDHIFRHSFVADYFIYDIASKSLTKLADYKVQEPTFSPDGSKIGYVYQNNLYVYDLAAKKHTQITTDGKKNAVINGVTDWVYEEEFAFVRAFDWNAASDKIGFIRFDESQVPEFSMDMYLQGLYPTQNVFKYPKAGDKNALVSLHVYDVKSATTKKINLDKYNDFYIARIEWTNEANTLSAQILNRHQNNLDLLFVDGNSGATRVVLNEKDKAYVGVTDDLTFLKDNSFIWTSEKDGFNHIYHYDKNGKLKKQITKGKWEVTSYYGFDEKNGTIFFQSTENGSINRDVYSVKLNGSSKTRLTTQTGTNNATFSPNFQYFINAYSSAKNAPKYTLNEAKSGKLIKTIVSNEALETKLAKYDLPSKEFMELTTEKGHKLNAWMIKPKDFDTTKKYPVLMYQYSGPGSQQVNNDWSNSDDYWFMMLAQQGYIVACVDGRGTGFKGADFKKCTQKELGKFEVEDQIDAAKVFGSYSYVDKSRIGIFGWSYGGFMAANCIFQGADVFKTAIAVAPVTSWRNYDTIYTERYMQTPQENASGYDNNSPITHVSKLKGNLLVVHGTGDDNVHVQNTMKMVEALVQANKQFDLMLYPDKNHGIYGGKTRLQLYTKMTNFLKEKL